A segment of the Streptomyces dengpaensis genome:
ACCAGACGCACACTGTCGCCTACGCCCAGGAGCTCGGCTACAACGTCCAGCCCCTCGAGGCGTACCTGCGCCGCGAGACCGGCGCGTACCTGGATCCGTGGCACGACCGGCTCAAGACCGCCTACGTCGACACCCTCGCCGACCTCGGCGTCACCAAGGACCTGTCCGACACCGAGTTCCTCGCGGCGATGGAGCAGCACAAGCAGATCGACCCCGCCCTGACGGCCGTGCTCGCCGCGATCAAGGGGACGGTGAAGGGCGGCATCGGCAAGCTGTTCGAGGGACCGCAGGGCAAGAGCCACCGCGACGGTGAACCGTGGCCGGCCATGCAGCGCCCGACCTGGCGCCCCGACATCCGCGCCGCGGTCATCTCCAAGGCGCGGGTCAACATGCACCGCAAGCTCAACAACATGGCGAAGATGACGGGCCTGTTCCCGCTCGCCGTGCTCTCCGACTGCGTCGTCTACCCCACGCCGGGCGCCTCCCCGCTGGATTTCCTGCCGTACGCGGCCTCCGGCAAGCCGCAGCCGGGCGGCTTCCGCCTCGGGCCCACCCCGGGCCTGGCCAAGCTGGAGGGCGTGCAGGAGATGGCGTGGGCGGTCGACCTGATGGAGCAGGGCTACAACCCCGCCCGGCACATCAAGGGCGACGGCCACGACGCCGTCCTGGACGAAGGCGAGTAGGCGAGTGCTGTCTACCAGGGGAGGCCCTCTCGTGAGTCACGAGCGCAACTACACACACGGCCGGATCGAGGAAGCCGCAGTCTCGGTCGATGCGAGTCAGGAGCAGAAGACCGCCGCCTACTACCTGCTCGACGACCTCGTGGCCGTCGCCCGCGAGCACGGATTTCAGCTCACCGACTTCGACGCCACCGGCCTTGACCTTCCGTCAGTCTGCCTGCAGATCTCAGGCGCCCGTGAGACGCACAAGCGCCAGGCCACAGGCCCGGACGGCCAGGAACCCACCCCCGAAGGGAGCTGAACAATGGGAGAGATCGACGACGCCATCGAGCGCACCGACCGGGAGAAGTTCACCCGGGAGCCGCCCAAGACCCTGAAGGGGCAGATCGGCTACCTGCTCAAGCAGTTGGGCAGCGCGAAGGCCGTAGCGGCGGAGCTCGGTGTCACCGCCGACTCGGTCAACCGCTACCGGCGCGGCGCCCGCAAGCACGCCCGTGCCGACGTCGCTGCGAAGATCGACGACGCGGTACGGCAGCGGTGGCAGCCGCAGGTGCGCAAACGCCGGCACCGCCAGGCGGCCACCACCGGCGGGATCACGGTGGAGACGCGGGCCCGGTTCGGGTACAAGGCGCCGGTCGGCACGACCGACGAAGGCCGCTTCCGACGGCTCACCGTGCACCTCCCCCCGGAGTACGCCCGCCGCCTGTTCGAGGCCCGCGATGAGGGTGCCAACGACCAGCGGATGCGTGAAATCATCGCTGAAGGGTTTAAGGACGTCTATTTCCAGGACGGCGGGAGCCGTGCCATGGGACTCTCGGACGTGTACCTGAACGACATTGATTACCTGGACCTCGAATACTGAAATGAGGAAAAGCATGACCGCCGAATTCACGGCTATCGACCGCGACAAGAGTCCGCTGCTGGACGCCGAACAGGACGCCGTCCGCATTGCCGACGCGCTGCGCGGCAGCCCGCACATCCTCGGTGCCAAGGCCGACCCGGCCTTCTCGGACCGTGTCACCTTCACCACGCTCGCGGGCAACGGCTTCGACTTCACCCTGCATGACGCCGAACCCAGCGACGACGACATCCTGCCCTCCCCGGCGCTCATCGAGGCCGCTGCCGCGGCGATCCTCAACCACCCCGACTTCTGCGTCGCCACCCCGGACTCCCCGCGCGAGGACACCATCACCGTCCAGACCAGGGGCGGGGTGCGCTACCTCCTGACCATGGACGTCGACCCCGACGCGGACGCCGACGACTACTCCACCCCGGCCGAAGACGTCTCCTACGCCGCCGACGTGACCCTCACCAGCAACCCGAGCGACTCCGACCGCTCCGTGGCCGAACTCCTCAACTACGTCGCCGCCACCTGGGAGAAGCAGGATCTCCCGCTGCGCCAGCACGCCCAGGCCGTCGCCCGCGCCCTGACCCGCCAGCGCCGCTAAGCCTCAGCTCGTCAGCCCGGCCCCGGCCCGGCTGACCACCCCGCACACGGCGCGGGTCCCCGGCATGTCAGCTGCCGGGGACCCGCGCCTCCAGTGTTCCGCAGCCAAGCCAGCACGCACACCCCATCCCTCACCAGCAGGAGGAATCCGTGCCGTACGACCACGACGACGACCCGGAGAACATCGTCCAGACCCGGAAGCGGCAGGCCGGTCAGCTGGACTACATCAACTCCTACTACCAGCTGCCCGAGCGGTTCGGTGTCCGCGCCGCGATCGGCGGCCGGGTCCGCCACACCGACGGGGAGGGCGAGATCGTCGACACCGCCGGGCAGTACCTGCGCCTGCTCCTGGACGGCGCGACCGAGCCCGTCATCCGCCATGCCACCGCGAACATCGCCTACTGGTCGCCGACGGCGGGATGGGTGCAGGCCGCCCGGCTGCCCGACCCGTGCGCCACGGCCGGCGCACCGCACAGCACGGGAGCCTCGCGGTGACCTCGCCCGTCAGCGCGAAGGCCCGCAAGCCGCACTTCGCCGCCTGGAAAGACGTCCCGACCGGCTTGTACGCGACCGCCGCCCAGCTCAAGAGCATGGACCTGCCCCGTCAGCCGGGACCGCCCGCGGCCACCGTCGACGGCCAGGACGGCATCGGCCGACGTACGACGATCACCCTGTACCGCATCGACCAGTCGGCGCCGACCGCCTCCACCGTCGCCCAGCTGGCCGCCGCCCGGGCCCGGTCGGAGAACTCGGTGCGGGCGAGGGTGTGCGCGGACTGCGGTGCCCGCCCCGACCGCGCACCGATCGCGACGGAGTCGTACGGCGCGCTGTGCCCGACCTGCTGGCACATCCGCGGACTGCGCCACCGCCAGGAGGAAGCCCGCCAGGAGCGCGCGGCCGCCGTCCGTACCGCCCGCGACCTGCTGCGTGTCCCGCAGAACCGGCCGCTGGGGGTGCTGCACGTCGACTACACCGAGCGCGGGCACACCCCGGCGGGCACCCGGCGCAGCCCGTCGGCGGCCAAGGTCACCGTCATCGGCGCCAACGGCCTGGTCGTCGCCGAACCGCTGCTGCGCCTGGTGCCCCCACGGGCCAAGGGCATCCCCGAGGGTGCCGGCGACCCGGTCTCGGGCTCGGAGGTCCTGGCCGCGATCCTGTCCCAGCTCACCGTGCTGATCTGGCGCTACCGCGATCTGGACGACCTGTCGGCCGGGCTGCGCTCGCAGGGCGCCACCTGGTTCCTGCCGGCCGACGGTCATGTCCGTGAGATGGCCCGGCTGGCCAGCGCGTGGCGAGGCGAGGTCACCCCGGACGGCGATCGGCCCGTGGCTGTCGCACCCGGGCGTGCGGACCGGATGCTCTACCTCCTGGGTCAGATCGCCGACACCGAGCAGGCGCCGACCATGCCGATCGGAGCCGCCACGTGACCACAAGCAACATCGAGGAGCTCGCCGAGCGAGTCCGGTTCGACCTGGAGAGCGCCGGCCTGCTCCAGCCCCCACCTCCGGCCCTGCCCTCTGCTGATGACGAGGCCCAGGGCGGGCCAGTGGTCTACATCGAGGACGGCCAGGTCCACGTGGACTGGCTGTGCCACGCTCGCCTCAACGACGCCTCGCTCGACATGGTCGAAGCCGGCCGCGACGAGGACGACGTCGTACGTCGGTATGAAGCGGTGCGCGTCGCCATGCACACCGCGTTGGGAGCCATCCTCCACGGCTTCGGCTACCGGCT
Coding sequences within it:
- the tpg gene encoding telomere-protecting terminal protein Tpg → MGEIDDAIERTDREKFTREPPKTLKGQIGYLLKQLGSAKAVAAELGVTADSVNRYRRGARKHARADVAAKIDDAVRQRWQPQVRKRRHRQAATTGGITVETRARFGYKAPVGTTDEGRFRRLTVHLPPEYARRLFEARDEGANDQRMREIIAEGFKDVYFQDGGSRAMGLSDVYLNDIDYLDLEY